The window GCTTGTCTCAAGTGTGACGTTTCATTCGGCTGCTGCCCCCACGAGGGAACCTGTGCAGCACAGTCATTAGAGCCAGGATGAGCAATTCGAACTTGTCCCAATATGAGTCACGATAAGAGAATTGGGAAATTCGGTCAAGCATTCAATGCCCCAAGCGTTATGCTTGTAAGAAAGGcggagatgagattgagttgagaCTTGCATTTGACCTGAGTTGAGGTGCCCGAAGAAGGGATAAGATGGGTTGGGAAGGTGGGATAAAGTGGAATCCGGGGCAGTTTGTCACTTCGGCAGGCGGAACCCACGGGCTTGACCGATGCATGCCAATGGGGAAGTCGCGTCATGGTGTTAATGGTTGCAGCCGCCATTTGGGGGGAGcatgacaaagatgatgacaaaATAACTGACGCATTCTGCTTACAAACTTGGCTATCATGATGCCATTTGTAAATGTCTTGTTTTTTAGGCAACCCTTTTAACTTATCGAACCCCTCCATGTGACAGAATGAACCATTGGGGACGCGCACTCTGGATTGAGCACATGTCGAGACGCATTCAGGGTCAATTCCATTATTGGCAACTCTCATATCACCAATCTCTTATACGCCAATACTACTTTCAACTGCTCCTGTAATCTCCATCCCTGACTCCGAGCATTGTCGGAGTTTGCTTGGAATCATATCACACGGCCTCATTTGTCAGCCTTTATGAAGTTTTAAGTGCGGAATTACAATTGACAAtcaatggatggatggacagTCAAGATTCCGGATGGCGTGGAAGTAGGATCGAGATACGAATTACCCGACGTATTGTCGCGTATTTACGTATCTAAGCtccgtcatcatcctcgtcagtCCCTGACTAACAATGTGATATTGAAACTCAGGCTTTGGGGGTCAAAAGATCACCATCACGAAAATGCTGTACTATGTAGGTACAGGATGGCATCTAACTGCAACACTACCTGGTATGTTTTGATCTCCGTGGGCAGAGCCGTGGACGAGTACGGACCAAGTATGACAACGACATGGGTCCAGGGGTGTTTTATTTCAAGGAGGCTGTGGCTTACTCTTATTCCCTGTCCAAGCCCCCCGTAAGCCAATCTGTCCCCGTAATACGCACCGCAACTTGTTCGACTTACTTGACTGGATACGGCCCACGTCTTCCGCTCCCGGCGAAGATTCTTTTGTCAAACAGAAGATTACCAGAAACCCCCCTGTAATGCAAGGTCCCCAAAGAATCCTCAGCCCTACGATGCTGTCCCTCCACCAGTCACGCTTCAGATCCCGGCCCCTGTCAGCTCGCCGACATGGCGCAGGCGTATATACTCTGTCCTGACCAAACTAGTATCTCCCAGTCCCGGTTGATGACTGTTCCCACGACCGTGTCAAAGAAGTTTCCATGCACGGAATATGGCAATGCACAATCTACCTTACCTACCCAGGTAGCCTTGTACCCTCCCCCTAGCCTGTCTTGGTACCTTAGTACATGTTTCTATTTTGTATCCCTGCTGCCGTAGGTGTGCTTGATCCATCGTCATGGCACGACCCGAATAGGCGTCAGCCTTCCACCGTTGTCTCCCTGGTAGTCATCGCCTACCGAGATtccttatccttcttcttacTTGAAGTCCTCTGTATATAAGTGTCCTGCCATCCGGGTCAAATCTAAAATgaaaacatcatcaccatcaacatcttccatccatctcatctaACAGCATCCACACTCTACAACTTTAATCACTTAcacacaacaacacaacacaactctcaactcaactcagtTACAACTTCAACTTTCAACCCTGTTCAGTTTACTTTCAAACCAAACAACTCATTCATCACATTTACAATGGCTGCTTTCACTCTCACATTTGCTCCCTCTACCCGCTCCTTCGGCCGCAGTGGTTACAACAAGGACGGTGACGACTCTGACTCCAAGCCCACAAACAGCCGTGGCCGATCTGGCTACAATGAGCCTGAGGAGGGAGACTCTGGTCGTTCTGGCTACAACGGCCctgacgacgacgagagcTCTCAGGGCAACAAGGGCCGCTCTGGCTACAATGGTCccagcgacgatgacgagtAAAAGCGTCTCAATCGTCTTGGATTTTTCAAAAGCATACACAAAGCGGTAACGCAAGCATGGATGGGGCGTTTTCTGTTTATACACCTGCTTTCCCCCTCAGCATTATTACggagtttcttctttttcttttggcatcagcatcagcgTTTGGATAGTATTGGGCATAGAAACAGCATCGCGGGTTGGGATTGGAAAAGGAGGACACACAAGCATAGCGGGATTGGATTTGCATCAGCATTGGAATTGGCATGGCATAGAAGCAAGCAACAGGCATTGTATATTTtcttatttctttttatcatcattctcattTCAAATGTCTCTCTcgttctttcttttgtctagATGTGGCCCTGGTGGTCGACTCGGGCACATTAACCCAACTCCCATAGACCGGCGTTATGGCTTATAGAACTTCTTTCGACGACAATAGACAttcaactcttctctttAGCAACCTTTTCTTTCCCGCCGTCGTTTGTGACAAGTAGCTTACTTCCCCACACAGAATCTAACACGTCAAGTCAGCATTGTGTCTAACACCTGCATCAGCTCGGTCAGAACTTACTTCTCAAAGATAACGCCCAAAACATCTTCCACATCTCCAAACTCACCCCGACCTGTGATCCGGGCCAGACAATCGGCGGCATATCGCAGATACTCAGCGGCGAGGACCGTGTCAGCGTCCATGCCTTCCTCGGGAGTAGCCTCCACCATGAAATCTTCCAAATGTTGTCGGCATTTGATCAAGAGTTGGCGCTGGCGTTCCGTTACACCCAACAAATCCTGGAGATCGACAGGCATGGATGTCATCCTTTCAAAGGATTCCACGAGCCTGGTAATCACGGCCTGAATACCGCCCGGATCCTTGCTCTCCCATGACCCTGTCTGAGCCTCCTTACACGAGATCGACACGAgctccgccgccgccagCTTAGGGGCCCGAAGTTGGGCATTTTGTCGAAATTTCTGAACAAGCTTTCCAAACTCCACTTTATCAACtgcatcttgcttgttgacaacGACTAGGCAATCTTCCGCCCCTGCAGCAAGATCCAGCGTTTCCTCATCGTACTGCAAGAAGAATCCTCTCGGGCCCTTTTCCACTGACGCAAGGACAATGACGAGGTCCGATTCCAACGCTCGTTGTTTGGCTCGTCGtattccttcttcctccacgGCCCCAATTGCGCCACTCTCAGCCTCGCTGGTAATTTGCGAGCTCTGGGATCGGAATCCTGCCGTATCTGCAAAAGAGCACAAATATCCACGAATATCCAAGCTTGCCTCAACTATATCTCGCGTAGTGCCTGCTTCGCCAGACACGATGGAAGCCTCACGCCCGACGATCAGGTTCATGAGTGAGCTCTTGCCGACGTTGGGTGGACCCAGCAGTGCGATACGAATTCCGTTCCTCAGAAGCTcgcttctttgacttccttgCTCATGCAGCTCAATGCTGTGTAGCATCCTAGCTACTTGCGCCGTCACATTTTGCAGAAGTTCTGCCTGGGACTCATCGAAATGTTGGTCCTCTGAAAAGTCAATCAGGGCTTCGATTTCTCCTCTAGTCAGCAGCAGCTGTTCCCTCCACGCCTCGTATTGCCGACCAAGAGAGCCAGAGTTACCGCGCACGGCTGCACGACGCTGCTGTTCTGTCTCTGCTGCTAGGGTATCACTCAATGACTCAATTTGAGCAAGATCCAGCCGGTTGTTAAAAAAGGCACGCTTCGTAAACTCGCCGGGCTCTGCATATCGAATACGATGCGCAGTGGCACATTTCGGAATGGCTGCCAGTACTGCTTTGACCGTGGCTGATCCTCCATGAACGTGCAGCtccagaacatcatctccagTTACAGTCTTTGGATTAGGAAAGTAGAGAATCAAAGCCTCCGAATCCAGAATGAGAGGTTGATTCTTGGCAGAACATGGATCATAGAGTGATCGCACAGTTGCAAACCTTGGTTTTGGCAATGGCTTAGATGGACAAAATGCCTTGTATATCTACGGTACCTGGTCAGTATATACTTGGCATGGTATTAAATGTGCTTACCTCTAGACATGACGGGCCAGAGATACGGATCACTGCAATACCGGCCCGGCCTTGTGCTGTTGACAGGGCATAAATTGTGTCATCTACAGCTGGGAGCCTGGAGACCGCTTCTGACTCATGGACAGCCCATGACTGTTGCGAGAACAATCTATGCCTCGCGATAGGATGGCATATTTGTAGTGATGAAAGCTGAGAACTGATCCGATTACTAAAACTGGAAGAGACTCGAAGAGGACTTGCGGCACAATTGAGTCTCCCCGGACGAAGGTTGCGCCTGAGCATCAGCAGgtgagttggagaagagtACGTATATTTTACTTGGGTTGTTCAAAGGCGAAGTGTATCAGCATAATGAATAATTGATGGGTTGATTGTGCTGAACAAGCTAAAAGTTTTACAGGCTCAAGTAAGTTGAAGGCCTGAGAGTTGGCCGTTACAGCGCTTGGGGTCCACTGAATTTGATACTTTAGTGCGGTTCTTTCTCCTCACCAATAGGTTCCTGAAGCAAAATCACCATTCATCAGTTGCTTTCTTTGATTAAAGTCTGATGTAattctttttatttcttttgttcctcgATCGTATGGAGTATGTTGAATTCAACCTCCATTTAGGTTGAATGTTTATCCCTGTTCTTATACACGAAACTCATCCATCCCATAAATTCATCAAACCATATACCTATTACTTTTCCCCAATAGCTCCTCTTAAGAGGTAGCGAATGTCTCAATAAACTTAGCGAGCTTCTCAGCTCCCTCCAGAGAAATGGAATTGTAGCTGCTGGCACGGATACCACCAACACTGCGATGGCCCTTGAGACCGGTAAGGCCTTGAGCGGTGGCATCCTTCAGGAAAGCCTTCTCGGTGGAATCAATATCACCGTTCTTGGTAACACGGAAGCAGATGTTCATCCTTGAGCGGGCAGACTTGTCAGGAACAATTCTGTACACGTCGGGATGGGCTTCAAGGGCGCTGTAGATGGCatcagccttcttggcagacACAGCCTCTTGTCCCTCGACCTTGGTGTAGGTCTTGATCGACTTCTTGAGAACCTGGCCAGCGATGTAGACACTGTCTCTTATTAGCAACTCTGTTATAACTGCCTTAGATAATCACTTACTCAAAGATGCTGAGGGTGTTGTAAAGACTGTTATTCTTGGCGATGGTCTCGTAAGAGAAGATGATAGGAGCGATAGGAAGGCCAAGCTTTCGGAgcagagaagcagaaggTTGAGGAGTCTTGGGGGGGAGAAGGCTCTTCTTGATAATCACAACAGTAATACCGGTAGAGCCAAGGTTCTTCTGTgcgccaaagaagatgacaGAGAAGTTCTGCACAGGGATTCTCCTTGAGAGAATGTTGGAAGACATATCAGCCACGACAATGGGGCCTTCGCCGTCAGGGCCAGGGGCCAGAGACTTGGGGAAAGCAGGGAATTCGACACCATCGACAGTCTCGTTATCACAGTAGTACACGAGGGCAGCGTCCTTGGAAAGGTTCCAGGTGCTCTCCTCAGGGATCTTGCCGTACTTGCCGTCATTGATCTTGCGGGCATCAGCAACAATGTTGACATGCTCAGGACCAAGAAGTCGCTTAGCCTCCTCGGAAGCCTTTTGCGACCAGCCACCAGTGACAATGTAGTCAGTCTtaagctccttctcaacagcgTTTCGGAGTTCCTGCTCAACACGAGGGTCGTCCTCAGgagccttgaggttggcgacGATCtgtgccttcttcttggtcaccCAGGCGCCAACAAGGTTGTACATGGTAGCGGAGAACTCTCCAGTACCACCACCCTGCATGAAAAGAACTTCATAGTCCTCAGGAATGTCAATGTAGGAAGCAAGatcagccttggcctcgttgatgatgttggtggcCAGCTCTGAGCGATGAGAGTGCTCAGCGATTCCCAATCCGGTGTCCTGGAAATTGACGAGGGCCTGGGCGGACGTCTCGAGAACGTCGGTGGGCAGCAGAGCTGGGCCAGCGCCGAAATAAGTGATATCAGATCTGGAAGGCATGATGGCGTTGGATGTGGTTCGAATTGAAGAGTGTGAATATGCTAAAGAGTAAAAAAAATGGAGTTGTCTAAAAGTCGCAAATATGTAAGTCGTAGTGAGTCATCCAATAGAAATGCCCAGCAAGAAGGGATCCGATATTCAACGTGTGACTCTGGAAGTTGTATTTCGGTATGACAAGAAGATAACGCGAAGATGAGTGATAATTTATTTATGTCACAAGTTTTCAGTGATGAATTCTGCACTCGTCAATGGCTTACCAAGCGTGGATTGTGATGGCTTTTATGTGCAGACTTTATTCGTTGATACTACAGCAAAACAACCAAGTTATCAATCACCAAGCCTACAATACTAGCTCCGCATCAAACATCTACTAGTGAATCTAGTAGTGCAGATCCCTTATGAATTCATGAAAATTAAAGCGAGTTTTATTTTTTTCGCATAGACATAGAAAGTAGTACTGCAGATACCCTGTATACGTTGCTATCTGCATGTCTATGAAAACGTTGACTGTAGCTTTACTGCTCAAGCTGGAACACAAAATCTCAACAATTCTTAATGGGGATTTAAACTGTAACTTTAGATGCGTAAATCGAGGTTTAAGACGAGTGATTGCGAATATTGATGAgcgacaagcttgtcgacgTCGTTTTGAAATGCGAAAATGTATCGAGACCTTAATTAGTCGAGAACTCAACTACAAAGCCAAAATTGCAATTTCTTTCGATTGAGCGGATAAATAATCCCTCTTATGCTTATGCAACTTGAGTTTAATATTTATTTTTTTCATGTCATTTTACTTTGTAGTTTCTCTAGTAATAAATGGAGTGCTGGAGTCAAATGAGCTTGTTTTGCCTGGTGAAGACCACAAGGTTTCATCACAGGTAACCTTCAAGAAGATACATAGAGACATCTTCAGACATCATTCACATTTACAGCTCTCTTCAATTCATTTCATCGGTACGCCTCGTGTTaaccaacatcaaaatgATGCGACAGTTTTCCAGGCTAGCGGGGCAGTCAGCTCTTGCATACAAGAAGGGATTAAACAATCAAATGTTTCCTCGCCATTCTTTACCCAAACAACGAAGAACAGAACATGACAGAGGCTCACAGAAGGAGACTAGCTATAAAGATAGGAGAATTTGGCAAGAGCCCTTCTCTCAAGATCAAAAGATGAAGCACTTTGCTGATATTGTGTCGAGTCAAGAACCTACTGGCCTGACTCTTTTGCGCAAATATCTGGCAAACGCATAATCAATAAAAAAGCCCAGATGTCTTATGGCGATTTCAAGATCTCAAAAATTAGTATACACAACACTTGTTTAAATGATAATTTCTCTCCTCCACTTGGTTGATCGCATGTTCAATGCTAACAAGCAGTGTCTTATTCAGTTTGTTAAGACCTGTGTGAGATCATTTCTCCATGATGGAATGTCATCATGGAAGCTATCCGTTTCGGCAGGCGGTGTGGCGGAGTTTCCGCGGCAGAATACACAGGTGGCAGCACGAAGGTACGACCAGGCTACGAAGCTTGAGCTGCCTGGCTCAGATAGGTAATGCACGCTGCGCAGGTACACCTCAACTCTACCTGCCTCACTatctccaacctcgactaTTAATCCCAGCAAagctcaccaccaccaccccGCCCTGAATAACGTCTTTACGCAACATTAATCGGGCAGCTCGCATTCATCATGTTTCGAAACAACTACGATAACGATTCCGTTACCTTGTACGTCACCGAGCTTCTCCCTCAGTACATTCACCAAGCTAACTATACCCAGCTCGCCCCAGGGCCGGATATTCCAGATCGAGTATGCTGCTGAAGCAGTGAAGCAAGGTTCCGTCGTTGTCGGTATTGCCAGCAAGACTCACGCTGTATTGTGCGCTGTCAAGGTATTAACCGCCTCCCCTCCTCCCACTACTACCGCTATTGCCCAATGCATAAGCTTCAAAGCGAATAGTCTCTAACTCCATCTCAATAGCGAAACGCCGAGGAACTCTCATCTtaccagaagaagctcttcaccGTCGACGAACATGCTGGTATCGCAATCGCTGGCCTTACCTCCGACGCCCGCGTTCTTTCCAACTTCATGAAGCAACAGTGCCTCGGCCACCGACTCACCTATGGCCGTGCCATCCCCCTCCGATCCCTCGTCGACATGATTGGTGAGAAGGCCCAGATGAACACGCAGATGTACGGCAAGCGACCATATGGCGTCGGTCTCCTAGTTGCTGGCGTTGACGAGCGCGGTCCCCACCTGTTCGAGTTCCAGCCCTCAGGCATGACAGAGGAGATGCTTGCTTTCGCCATTGGCGCACGAAGCCAAATGGCCCGAACATACCTTGAGCGCAATATTGATGCCTTTGCCGACTGCTCGAAAGAAGAGCTGATTCAGCATGGCCTCAAGGCCTTGAAGGAGAGTCTGgtccaggacaaggagctTTCAGTAGAGAACACATCAGTCGGCGTGGTGGGCATCAACACAGTGgacggcaagaagaaggtcgagCCATTCAAGTTGTACGACGGATTCTCGGTGCAGCCCTGGATTGAAAGCGTTGGTGAGAACCAAGGCGGCGCAGAAGAAGGTGAGGGAGAAGGTATGGACGTTGACAGCTAAACTTGCCACGAATTAAGGTGCGAAATACGGCGTCGGTATAGATCATGTAGTATTATGCGCTGCAGAAGCAGCTTTTCATGAATCTTAATCATTCGAGATCAAAGCAAGCGGTTAGGCAGGTTGGATAACAACCGACAGACTTTATGCTAAAGAGCTTAAGTTAAGTAATACGGTGCATGTTTTGTGACTACGTATGTTACGTGAAAATTAGTTGATTAATTCCGTCACAATACTTTGATGCGCCGAATTTATGTAGCCCGTCTGCCTGGGTCATCAGGTCGTCTATTCATGAGAGCACCAGTCTATCCTATCCTGAAATGCAGGTTGAATTATCATCCATATAGCACCGTAAAAACATCAAACCATCTCCAATGCAATTCTAAACAGGGACCGGATCCAGCGCCTCGAGTCGCTCACTGACTACCCCATTGGAGTTGGTAGATGGCATCCGAAACCTTGTAGTCACGAAGAGCCTGGATTGCACCTTCAGGGGTATCGGCATTCACCAGAATGTCCTTGTTGGCAGGCTTAACAAAGCCCTGCTCAGCAGCACGATCCATCCACTGAACGATGCCGTCCCAATAACCTTCAATGTTGAGTAGAACAATGCCACGGTTGTGGATTCCGAGCTGGTTCCAAGTGGTTGTCTCGAAAATCTCCTCCATGGTACCAAACCCACCGCTCAATCCGATGAAGCCGCTGCCGGGACCACCAGCGAAAACCTCCTCGGCCATGAGCTTCTTTCGAGTGTGCATGTCCTTGACGACCGTTGTGTGGCCGTAGACAGACTCCTCAGGCACAATGTGGTTGTGCTCGTTGACAGTTCCATAAGTGCCGTCTCGCTCATACTTGACCAGAGCCTCAGGGATGATGCCATGAACAGAGTCAGGGCCATTGATGGCGCAAAGGCTCTTCGCCACCTCGCCCATGAGTCCGACGGTTCCACCTCCGTAAACTATCGTCGATTGTTAGTATTCTGAGTCATTCTGGGGGCATATCCGGAAGACGGCGGTCGGCGGCCCGCGATAATGTTCGGGTGCTCGGCGGTCCGCCTTGGGGGAAGCAAGTGACTCACCTAAGTCAATGTTGTTCTCGGCCATGGCCTTTCCAAGTGCGCGAGCAGCTTCAATATGAGCAGGACTCGCGCCTGGGGCAGAACCGCAGTAGACGCAAATCTTGGTTCTAGGTTGGCCGTTTGATGTGTTCGTTTGCGAGGCAACGGCAGCCTGCGATGGAATTGTGCTATCGGCAGTCATGGCGTACTAGTTTGTTGGATTTTGCTGCAAAAGAAAATTGTTCAAGTGTAGTACTGAACCAAGGTCTTGTTCTTTAGAAGAGTTCAATGACTTATAGAATGTGTATGAAGTTTGTTTAGAAGAGACGGGTTGGCTTGTTATAAGAATGAGAGTTATAATAAGGGTCTTGTCTCGGCAAGTGAGCACTAAGTAAGGTACCTACTTAATGTGGCAATGGGGCAAGAAGGGATGAGTCAAAGATTCAAGCATCGAATTCGGAGCTGactcaagagacaagaagagaaaagagtcACGAAGCAGGAGGTTTATATAGAAGAATTGGCGGAATAGCCTACCGATTAGACGATCTAGTTGACAAATATGGGCGGCCCAATACATGCCTGCATTATGAGTGTCCAGGCCGCCTATTGGCTTCTTCAGCACTGATCGTCCATGACGGGAGCCACGTCTTCGAGTATGCGGCTTGCGGCCGTGCTCCCTTCAAGGACTACATGGGGGCATTTCATGTAAGTTGTGCCACTACATACAAACAAGCAGCGGTGATTGCCACGAGTTACGTTGCCGGACAATAGCATTTGGATAGTTCAAAGAGGTCAGCTGGACAGATGAGGCGTGTTCATAGGTGGTCGCTAGTCTAGTACGGTAGGGCGATCCCCAGTAAGGTTTGGCATGGATCTCGCATTGTGAATCAATAATGTCTTGTTTCGAGCGTCATTAATAAGGCGTGGAATGGCGGGCATTTACTGCCAGTAATCGATCCTCTGTCAGGTTGGTGGTCGGATAGTAGACATGGGATGGGGCTGGGGCTGATCTTCCAAGCTATGATGCACTGGATCTCAACTCACTTTTAGTGGACGCAGGCGGCAGGTTTTCAAAACGTGGTCAATCCCCGAGCCGATAACCAACCTAACGGTCAGAGAACACAGGGGTACGTGTTTTGGTGGCCAATCGCTATTCGTGGGTGCTGTGCTCGCAGCACGTcaaatgtcaatgtcaactGGCGAGGGGATTTATCCGACCGGACCCTGCCTGCCTTAGTAACTAAAACAATCCATCTGAACTTGGTCCAACCAAACACATCTCTCGCATCAGCTgcaacagccaacaaccTTGACTTCAGTACCAAGGTAGTGTTTTGCAGGGCGTTTCCAAACCCATTGCACTACGTCTGTTACTCCATATCGCTCGTACAGAGCTAGAAACAGACACCATGGCTGAAGCACAGGTCTTGCCTCGTGGCCAAGGCGAGCAGCGAGAaggaggcggaggcggaggtGTAAGTGATCGCAAACCATTGCACAAACCTCTGAATCCCCAGCAACGTACTGATCTGGTTTTGCATACAgggcttcagcttcaacaagctcattCTTGGTGGCGCCATCTACTTTGGTCTCAATGCGGCTATGAACTTTGCAATGAAGAAGGACCAGAAGGGAGTTACCGTCACCAACCCCGACACTGGCGAGGCCATCGTGGTTCCCGGCAATGTTGAAGGCATCCCGCCCTTTGAACTTCGACCGAAGGAGATCTTTGACTATCTCACATACCGAGAGATCCCCAAAAACGTCGCGCCTATCTGGCCTCAAGACGCCCACGTCGATATCACCGTCACCCTCTCACAATCCTTCAACCCAGTTCCCATCTCGTCCGTCCCCGAGGAATATCTCGTGCTCCAAGAAAAGGAGTTCCacctcagcaacaagaccGACAAGCGAACGATCGAGACCAAGTTTACCGTTCCACCCGCTGTTCAGCACAATGGCACTCTTTGGGGGCACTTCTATATTGGTCTTCCCGGAAGCAAGCTAGACCCTAAGGAGCCCGGCTACGATACTGGCAAGGCGTATCACTTTACTTGGCCATTGACTCAGTATCTTCCCAAGAAAAAGGTTGCAAAGACCCGAAACCTGCTGGAGGACATGCCCAAGCATGATGAGGAacctgaggaagaggagccAACCGGACCCATCATTGCCAACTACTACCACCCTAACGCAAGCTTCTCCTTTGTCCCAGATATGGGCGTCAAGGATTTCGCCTCGATCGCAGGACAAATGCGGCAATACATGCGACTTGAGGCCACTGGTGCTCGAGATCGTTCGGGTCAACATGGCTGGTACTGTAAGTAACAACAGCCACAAGAAAAGCACACAACTAACTTGTATAGATCCTGTCCTCTTTGTAAACACCTTCTGGCAATTGACAAACCAGATGACCCTTCTTAACGATACCGTTAAGGAGCTTCCTCTTCGCATTgatctcaacaacctggcAAGCTGGCAATTCCAGCTCATGTCCACCATGGAGACCAACTCCAAGGAGGCTGCTAGGCAGGCCGCCTTCGGCGGTTCGCTCCCTGGCGGTGGCGATGGCACCGAAATCGAAATGATCAAGGAAATTTTCCTGGACTCGAACCCTTACTTGCTCGGTGTCACCATAGTGGTTAGCATTTTGCATATGATTCTCGAGACCCTTGCTTTTGGATCCGACATTGCCCATTatcgcaagaagaaggacaatgTTGGTATCTCGGTCCgctccatcttggccaatgTCTTTATGCAAgccgtcatcttcttgtaCCTCCTTGACAACTCGCAGAACACCAGCTGGATGATTCTGGGATCTCAGGTCGTGGGTATAGTTATTGAGTTCTGGAAGATTACCACCGTCGTCAACGTTCGCGTTCGCCCTGGCGCACCTGGATCACTTCTACCTTACACTATCACGTTCGAGGACAAGCAGAAAT is drawn from Fusarium graminearum PH-1 chromosome 3, whole genome shotgun sequence and contains these coding sequences:
- a CDS encoding proteasome subunit alpha type 1, whose translation is MFRNNYDNDSVTFSPQGRIFQIEYAAEAVKQGSVVVGIASKTHAVLCAVKRNAEELSSYQKKLFTVDEHAGIAIAGLTSDARVLSNFMKQQCLGHRLTYGRAIPLRSLVDMIGEKAQMNTQMYGKRPYGVGLLVAGVDERGPHLFEFQPSGMTEEMLAFAIGARSQMARTYLERNIDAFADCSKEELIQHGLKALKESLVQDKELSVENTSVGVVGINTVDGKKKVEPFKLYDGFSVQPWIESVGENQGGAEEGEGEGMDVDS
- a CDS encoding phosphoserine aminotransferase, encoding MPSRSDITYFGAGPALLPTDVLETSAQALVNFQDTGLGIAEHSHRSELATNIINEAKADLASYIDIPEDYEVLFMQGGGTGEFSATMYNLVGAWVTKKKAQIVANLKAPEDDPRVEQELRNAVEKELKTDYIVTGGWSQKASEEAKRLLGPEHVNIVADARKINDGKYGKIPEESTWNLSKDAALVYYCDNETVDGVEFPAFPKSLAPGPDGEGPIVVADMSSNILSRRIPVQNFSVIFFGAQKNLGSTGITVVIIKKSLLPPKTPQPSASLLRKLGLPIAPIIFSYETIAKNNSLYNTLSIFDVYIAGQVLKKSIKTYTKVEGQEAVSAKKADAIYSALEAHPDVYRIVPDKSARSRMNICFRVTKNGDIDSTEKAFLKDATAQGLTGLKGHRSVGGIRASSYNSISLEGAEKLAKFIETFATS